A single region of the Bartonella harrusi genome encodes:
- the holA gene encoding DNA polymerase III subunit delta, producing the protein MAQKKAHEVDHFLTRFSRSFPIVLIYGPDRGLVCERAQHFAKLTRIAIEDPFSTIRLDATEIDKDPTRLENEARTLSLFGGDRLIWISHAANQKGFLTALKSLIEGPPEKSFILIEAGDLKKGTGLRNAVETAEKAMALPCFADDARSLDGLIDEVLGHFKKTLSLDARKWLHESLGGDRLVSRSELEKLCLYASGIHITLEDVKAVVSNVSILSLDDVIDALLLGDITGFENHFSRHATLQSTVFLILSTAQRHFQQLQLLRYQVEIEGKSPSIAISQARPPIFFQRRKAVEQALRYWKLEHISYAMERIQSAVLESRKNPLLSEAIVRQILLGLTITARRQKAA; encoded by the coding sequence TTGGCTCAGAAAAAAGCGCATGAAGTTGATCATTTTCTAACGCGTTTTTCACGTTCTTTTCCTATTGTCCTCATTTATGGGCCAGATCGTGGTCTTGTTTGTGAACGTGCGCAGCATTTTGCTAAGCTTACAAGGATAGCTATAGAAGACCCGTTTTCAACGATTCGTTTGGATGCAACTGAAATTGATAAAGATCCTACCCGTTTAGAAAATGAAGCTCGTACTTTATCACTTTTCGGAGGAGACCGTTTAATATGGATCTCTCATGCTGCTAATCAAAAAGGTTTTCTTACAGCTTTGAAGTCTTTAATTGAGGGACCACCAGAGAAAAGTTTTATTCTCATTGAGGCAGGGGATTTGAAAAAAGGAACAGGATTGCGTAATGCCGTTGAAACGGCAGAAAAAGCAATGGCTTTGCCCTGTTTTGCAGATGATGCTCGTTCTCTTGATGGACTGATTGATGAGGTTTTGGGTCATTTTAAGAAGACTCTTTCTTTGGATGCACGAAAGTGGTTGCACGAAAGTTTGGGTGGGGATCGTCTTGTATCACGAAGTGAGTTAGAAAAGCTTTGTCTTTATGCTTCGGGTATTCATATCACTCTCGAAGATGTCAAAGCTGTTGTAAGTAATGTCAGCATTCTTTCTCTTGATGACGTGATTGATGCTCTTTTATTGGGTGATATAACAGGTTTTGAGAATCATTTTAGTAGACATGCAACATTGCAGAGTACAGTTTTTCTTATTTTAAGTACGGCACAAAGACATTTTCAACAATTGCAATTGTTACGTTATCAAGTCGAGATTGAAGGAAAATCTCCTTCTATAGCGATTTCTCAAGCCCGCCCTCCCATTTTTTTTCAACGGAGAAAAGCAGTTGAACAAGCTTTAAGATATTGGAAGTTAGAACATATTTCCTATGCAATGGAAAGAATTCAAAGTGCTGTTTTAGAAAGTCGTAAAAACCCACTTTTAAGCGAAGCGATCGTTCGTCAAATTTTGCTGGGACTTACAATTACTGCACGGCGTCAAAAAGCTGCTTAA
- the argH gene encoding argininosuccinate lyase — MADEKLKNQMWGGRFIAGPAAIMEEINASIDFDQKLYRQDIEGSLAHAAMLAQTKIISQSDYEKIVHGLKLIRQEIEEGKFVFSRKLEDIHMNIEARLGEFIGPVAGRLHTARSRNDQVAVDFRLWVREASQRIMQALKRLIEQLLIRAEQHVETFMPGFTHLQSAQPVTFGHYMMAYVEMFGRDLSRMCDAVERMNESPLGAAALAGTSFPIDRFMTAKTLGFREPTRNSIDSVSDRDFALEFLSVGALCAMHLSRLAEEIVLWSSAQFHFIRLSDAFSTGSSIMPQKRNPDAAELVRAKSGRLNGALMGLLTVMKGLPLAYSKDMQEDKEYVFDGALNLELSLTAMIGIIGDLQVNKEAMKHAADSGYATATDFADWLVRELGLPFREAHHITGCAVALAEKKQCGLNDLSLRELQTICPEIRATLFEVLTVEKSIKSRKSFGGTAPSKVLDQIAYWKKRLVTT, encoded by the coding sequence ATGGCAGATGAAAAATTAAAGAACCAGATGTGGGGTGGCCGCTTTATAGCAGGACCGGCTGCAATTATGGAAGAAATTAATGCCTCTATTGATTTTGATCAAAAACTTTATCGGCAAGATATTGAAGGATCGCTTGCTCATGCCGCAATGTTAGCGCAAACAAAGATCATTTCACAATCGGATTATGAAAAAATTGTTCATGGTTTAAAGCTTATTCGTCAAGAAATTGAGGAAGGGAAATTTGTTTTTTCACGAAAGCTGGAAGATATTCATATGAATATTGAAGCGCGATTGGGAGAATTCATTGGTCCCGTGGCAGGGCGTTTGCATACGGCGCGTTCCCGCAATGATCAAGTGGCCGTTGATTTTCGTTTGTGGGTGCGTGAGGCCTCACAGAGAATTATGCAAGCTTTAAAAAGATTGATAGAGCAATTACTTATTCGAGCAGAACAACATGTTGAAACCTTTATGCCAGGTTTTACACATTTACAATCAGCGCAGCCTGTAACATTTGGCCATTATATGATGGCTTATGTTGAAATGTTTGGTCGAGATTTGTCACGAATGTGCGATGCGGTTGAACGAATGAATGAATCGCCTTTAGGAGCTGCTGCTTTGGCAGGAACAAGCTTTCCAATCGATCGTTTTATGACAGCAAAAACATTGGGTTTTCGAGAACCAACGCGCAATTCAATTGATAGTGTTTCGGATCGTGATTTTGCACTGGAATTTTTAAGCGTTGGTGCGCTTTGTGCAATGCATCTTTCCCGCTTAGCAGAGGAAATTGTTCTGTGGTCAAGTGCACAATTTCATTTTATTCGTTTATCGGATGCTTTTTCAACGGGTTCATCTATTATGCCACAAAAGAGAAATCCCGATGCTGCGGAACTTGTGCGTGCTAAAAGTGGGCGGTTGAATGGGGCATTAATGGGGCTCTTAACAGTGATGAAAGGATTGCCGCTTGCCTATTCAAAAGATATGCAAGAAGACAAGGAATATGTGTTTGATGGAGCTTTGAACCTAGAATTATCTCTGACAGCAATGATAGGGATTATTGGTGATTTGCAAGTTAATAAAGAAGCTATGAAACACGCCGCTGATTCTGGTTATGCTACCGCAACTGATTTTGCTGATTGGTTGGTGCGTGAGTTAGGGCTTCCTTTTCGTGAAGCACACCATATTACCGGGTGTGCTGTAGCTTTGGCGGAAAAAAAACAATGTGGTTTAAATGATTTATCGTTGCGTGAACTCCAAACGATTTGTCCAGAGATTCGTGCAACGCTTTTTGAGGTTTTAACAGTTGAAAAATCAATTAAAAGCCGTAAAAGTTTTGGTGGTACCGCGCCTTCAAAAGTGCTTGATCAAATTGCTTATTGGAAAAAACGCCTTGTAACTACCTGA
- the lptM gene encoding LPS translocon maturation chaperone LptM produces MKIILKNLTIVLLGSVVIVGCGRKGALELPPSAVVDSSQGSSVPQSKADEPFVLDRLIQ; encoded by the coding sequence ATGAAAATTATTTTGAAGAATTTAACAATTGTTCTTTTGGGGAGTGTTGTTATTGTTGGATGTGGGCGTAAAGGGGCATTAGAATTGCCCCCTTCAGCAGTGGTGGATTCTTCGCAAGGTTCATCTGTTCCGCAAAGCAAAGCAGATGAACCTTTTGTTCTCGACCGATTGATACAATAG
- a CDS encoding ABC transporter permease — protein MNIFALSGAVELGLIYAFVAIGVYLSFRVLDFPDLTVDGSFLLGSSVCGVLILLGFNPWVAMACAFCAGMLAGLLTALLNLHFGILNLLASILTMSALYTVNLRIMGIMGGSNVNLALSDTVLTPFYGLWGLPDIFVRPLFIGSVLLIVAFFIWRFLESEIGLAMRAMGTNPRMATAQGIHRSALIYFGMGLSNACVALGGSLYIQTAIATDITGGAGTIVFGLAAVIIGETLFRTRSILWIIISCIVGSVLYRVAVQFAFEANAIGIDTSTDLQLITALLVASALIIPRYWGRLKHD, from the coding sequence ATGAATATATTTGCACTTTCTGGTGCGGTAGAATTAGGTCTTATTTATGCGTTTGTTGCAATTGGAGTTTATCTCTCATTCCGCGTCTTAGATTTTCCTGATTTAACTGTTGATGGATCATTCCTTCTCGGGTCATCTGTCTGTGGTGTTTTGATTCTTTTGGGCTTCAATCCATGGGTGGCGATGGCGTGCGCTTTTTGCGCGGGTATGCTTGCTGGTTTGTTAACAGCGTTGCTGAATTTGCATTTTGGTATTTTAAATCTTTTGGCTTCAATTTTAACAATGTCAGCGCTTTATACGGTTAATCTCCGTATCATGGGGATTATGGGAGGCTCTAATGTTAATTTGGCTCTTTCTGATACTGTTTTAACTCCTTTCTATGGTTTATGGGGGTTACCTGATATTTTTGTGCGTCCTCTTTTTATTGGTTCTGTATTATTGATTGTGGCATTTTTTATTTGGCGCTTTTTAGAAAGCGAAATAGGTCTTGCTATGAGAGCAATGGGCACCAATCCACGTATGGCTACGGCACAAGGGATTCACAGATCAGCGTTAATTTATTTTGGTATGGGGCTTTCAAATGCATGCGTTGCGCTTGGAGGTTCCCTTTATATTCAAACTGCAATTGCTACTGATATTACCGGGGGCGCTGGGACGATAGTTTTCGGTTTAGCTGCGGTTATTATTGGTGAAACTCTTTTTCGTACGCGTAGTATTTTGTGGATTATCATCAGTTGTATTGTTGGATCTGTTCTTTACCGTGTTGCAGTGCAGTTTGCTTTTGAAGCAAATGCGATTGGTATTGATACGTCGACAGACCTTCAATTGATTACCGCGTTGTTAGTTGCTTCAGCTCTCATTATACCGCGTTATTGGGGGAGGCTTAAACATGATTGA
- a CDS encoding ABC transporter ATP-binding protein: MIEFSHVGVTFKPKTPLEKQALIDINLKIDRGGFVTIIGSNGAGKSTLLSVLAGAISPTEGKVIINGQNISKQSVSERADRIACVFQDSLMGSCGSLTIEENLALAAMRGRRRGFRSALNYKKRQFFRDEIAQLGIGLETCIHNPMDSLSGGQRQAVCLVMATLAYADVLLLDEHTSALDPGMADFVMRLTEKIVEEKKLTTIMVTHSMRQALDHGDRTLMLHGGKVILDVRQEERKGLDVSDLIGMFQKVRGEALDDDELLMD; the protein is encoded by the coding sequence ATGATTGAGTTTTCTCATGTCGGAGTCACATTTAAACCAAAAACACCTTTGGAAAAACAAGCCCTCATTGACATTAATCTCAAAATTGATCGGGGTGGTTTTGTCACGATTATTGGTTCGAATGGCGCCGGTAAATCAACTTTGCTGAGCGTGCTAGCGGGTGCGATTTCCCCTACAGAGGGAAAAGTGATTATCAATGGGCAAAATATTTCCAAACAATCAGTCAGTGAGAGAGCCGATAGAATTGCTTGTGTTTTCCAAGATTCATTAATGGGTAGCTGCGGTTCTTTAACCATTGAAGAAAATTTGGCTCTTGCTGCTATGCGCGGGAGGCGTCGTGGTTTTCGTTCAGCGTTGAATTATAAAAAACGGCAATTTTTTCGTGATGAAATTGCCCAATTAGGCATTGGTCTTGAGACATGTATTCATAACCCTATGGACAGTTTGTCAGGGGGGCAACGTCAAGCTGTTTGTCTTGTGATGGCAACTTTAGCCTATGCAGATGTTTTATTGCTTGATGAGCATACTTCAGCATTAGATCCTGGAATGGCTGATTTTGTTATGCGGTTGACAGAAAAAATTGTTGAAGAGAAAAAATTAACAACTATTATGGTAACACATTCTATGCGCCAGGCTCTTGATCATGGAGATCGTACACTGATGTTGCATGGGGGGAAAGTGATTTTAGATGTGCGTCAAGAGGAACGTAAAGGATTGGATGTAAGCGATCTTATCGGTATGTTTCAGAAGGTTCGTGGAGAAGCTCTCGATGATGATGAACTCTTAATGGATTAA
- a CDS encoding YaiI/YqxD family protein, with translation MRENQDISSSVKPAITLLIDADACPVKDEVYRVMNRYQLKTFVVANRFLSLPDEALIERVVVAGGLDCADDWIVEHVNEAGIVVTSDIPLAARVVRAGGACLSPTGRIFDISSIGQALAMRNLMEDLRGQGNMISGPRPFCRKDRSAFLSALDLMIQRLKRRGY, from the coding sequence TTGCGTGAAAATCAAGATATCAGTAGTTCGGTAAAGCCTGCTATCACTTTATTGATTGATGCGGATGCTTGTCCTGTAAAAGACGAAGTTTATCGTGTGATGAATCGTTATCAGCTTAAAACATTTGTGGTAGCAAATCGTTTCTTATCGCTTCCCGATGAAGCGCTCATTGAAAGAGTGGTTGTTGCTGGTGGACTCGATTGTGCCGATGATTGGATTGTAGAACACGTAAATGAAGCGGGTATCGTTGTTACCAGTGATATTCCTTTAGCAGCTCGGGTTGTGCGGGCTGGAGGTGCTTGCCTTTCACCAACGGGGCGTATTTTCGATATAAGCTCTATCGGTCAAGCTTTGGCAATGCGCAACTTGATGGAAGATTTGCGAGGACAGGGCAATATGATAAGTGGCCCTCGTCCTTTTTGTCGCAAAGATCGTTCTGCTTTTTTATCAGCACTGGATCTTATGATACAGCGTTTAAAAAGGCGTGGTTATTAG
- a CDS encoding YihY/virulence factor BrkB family protein, translating to MLKNIFWHSYRILVNAISHYWRDNGGAFASHIALSGLLAFFPFFIFGTSLASFIGAFTYTPQKIKALVQLLPDVIAEPLSKEIINVLTIQRGGVLTVSVIGAAYFASNGIEALRTALNKAYRVVDRRSLLFCRFQSLFFVILGAIGLVMISFLLILTPLLIKIMHNHPFFMTEYIGVIRLWRYIIAAVVLFVSLLIVHKWLPAERRKFTEILPGIVVTMFVWFVASIAFAQYLTMFDYISTYAGLASIMVAIIFLYILSAIFILGAEINAAVMFYRRNLQHLDE from the coding sequence TTGTTAAAAAATATCTTTTGGCATAGTTATCGTATTCTTGTTAATGCAATAAGCCATTATTGGCGTGATAATGGGGGGGCTTTTGCTAGTCATATCGCGCTTTCAGGGCTTTTAGCATTTTTTCCTTTTTTCATTTTTGGGACATCTCTTGCTAGTTTTATCGGAGCTTTTACCTATACACCGCAAAAAATCAAAGCTTTAGTACAGTTATTACCAGATGTTATTGCAGAGCCTTTATCTAAAGAAATTATTAATGTTTTAACTATTCAGCGGGGAGGAGTGTTGACGGTTTCTGTTATTGGGGCGGCTTATTTTGCTTCTAATGGGATAGAGGCTTTGCGTACTGCTTTGAATAAAGCGTATCGTGTTGTTGATCGGCGTAGTTTGTTGTTTTGTCGTTTTCAGAGTTTGTTTTTTGTGATCCTTGGAGCAATTGGCTTGGTTATGATCAGCTTTTTGTTGATTTTAACACCTCTGCTCATCAAGATTATGCACAATCATCCTTTTTTTATGACTGAATATATTGGGGTTATTCGTTTATGGCGTTATATAATCGCAGCAGTTGTTTTATTTGTCAGTCTTTTGATTGTTCATAAATGGCTACCGGCAGAGCGGCGCAAATTTACAGAGATTCTCCCAGGAATCGTGGTGACAATGTTCGTATGGTTTGTCGCTTCCATTGCTTTTGCACAATATTTGACAATGTTTGATTATATTTCTACCTATGCGGGGTTAGCATCTATTATGGTTGCTATTATTTTCCTTTATATATTAAGCGCAATTTTTATTTTAGGCGCTGAAATAAATGCCGCGGTCATGTTTTATCGCAGGAATTTGCAACATTTAGATGAATGA
- a CDS encoding prephenate/arogenate dehydrogenase family protein has product MLQSRFEKIALIGIGLIGSSLARVIKKKNLAGHISIATRRQKTLDRARELELGDFYTTDNAKAVEGADLVIISVPVCASVEVAKNIRDHLKSGAIVSDVGSTKALVIAEIAPLLPKSVHFIPGHPIAGTEYSGPDAGFADLFMNRWCILTPLAESDAVAVGQLTAFWEACGARVEKMDAKHHDLVLAIVSHLPHLIAYNTVGTASDLEKVTNSEVIAYSASGFRDFTRLASSDPVMWRDICLHNKDAILEMLSRFSEGLASLERAIHLGDGETLFNFFTRTRAVRRNIIEAGQEIDAPDFGRQNVSKKDV; this is encoded by the coding sequence ATGCTCCAAAGCCGATTTGAAAAAATAGCACTCATTGGGATTGGTCTTATTGGCTCTTCTTTAGCAAGGGTGATTAAAAAGAAAAATCTCGCCGGTCATATTTCTATTGCAACACGTCGTCAAAAAACATTGGACAGGGCGCGTGAATTAGAACTTGGAGATTTTTATACAACTGATAATGCCAAAGCTGTTGAAGGGGCAGATCTCGTGATTATTTCTGTTCCTGTTTGTGCAAGTGTGGAGGTAGCAAAAAACATTCGTGATCATTTAAAATCTGGAGCGATTGTGAGTGATGTTGGTTCCACAAAAGCGTTGGTCATTGCAGAAATAGCACCTTTATTACCAAAATCTGTTCATTTTATTCCTGGTCATCCGATTGCGGGAACGGAATATTCAGGGCCAGATGCTGGTTTTGCTGACTTATTTATGAATCGATGGTGTATTTTAACGCCTTTGGCTGAAAGTGATGCTGTGGCTGTTGGGCAATTGACAGCGTTTTGGGAAGCTTGTGGCGCACGTGTTGAAAAAATGGATGCCAAACATCATGATCTTGTTTTGGCTATTGTTTCGCATTTACCGCATTTGATTGCTTATAATACGGTTGGGACAGCGAGTGATCTAGAAAAAGTGACAAATTCTGAAGTGATTGCTTATTCTGCTTCGGGTTTTCGTGATTTTACGCGTTTGGCTTCTTCTGATCCGGTTATGTGGCGCGATATTTGTTTGCATAATAAGGATGCTATTTTAGAAATGTTGAGCCGTTTTAGTGAAGGGCTTGCTTCTTTGGAACGGGCAATCCATTTGGGAGATGGTGAGACGTTATTTAACTTTTTTACACGTACCCGTGCCGTGCGCCGTAATATTATTGAAGCGGGACAGGAAATTGATGCTCCTGATTTTGGACGCCAAAATGTTTCTAAAAAAGATGTGTAA
- a CDS encoding ABC transporter substrate-binding protein, with the protein MSKRVSIWGIVIATFFIMNGFAKASDHVKHVKVAITQIMSHPAADAVRKGVEDALAESGYKQGENFELTFLSAQGNISTATQIARKFVGDKPDVIVAITTPSAQTMFAATKTIPIVFAAISDPVGAKIVPSLIKPGGNVTGASDRIDIAGSLNLLREVKPNLKKLGYLYNASEANSVSTLKTLKEEATKVGIEVVPSSAPKLSDVQAATRALIGKVDMVFIPADNTILSSLEGAVKVAQEANIPVFSVDFNSIGRGPFMTQGVNFYDVGVDAGKLAVRVLKGEKPGDIDVVLAANNDIRIDMKAAKKAGIIIPQAVIERATKILQ; encoded by the coding sequence ATGTCGAAAAGGGTAAGCATATGGGGGATTGTGATTGCAACTTTTTTTATTATGAATGGTTTTGCAAAAGCAAGTGATCACGTTAAACATGTTAAAGTGGCAATTACGCAAATTATGTCACATCCTGCTGCAGACGCTGTGCGCAAAGGAGTGGAAGATGCGTTGGCGGAAAGTGGCTATAAGCAGGGTGAAAATTTTGAACTCACTTTTTTATCAGCACAGGGCAATATTTCTACAGCAACACAAATTGCACGTAAATTTGTTGGTGATAAACCTGATGTTATTGTAGCAATTACTACGCCTTCAGCACAAACAATGTTTGCAGCAACAAAGACGATTCCTATTGTTTTTGCTGCAATTTCTGATCCTGTTGGAGCAAAAATAGTCCCTTCCCTTATCAAGCCTGGTGGTAATGTAACAGGGGCTTCTGATCGTATAGATATTGCGGGGAGTCTTAATCTTTTGCGGGAAGTAAAACCAAATTTGAAAAAACTTGGTTATCTTTATAATGCTTCTGAAGCAAATTCAGTGTCAACGCTTAAGACGTTAAAAGAAGAAGCCACTAAAGTGGGAATTGAAGTTGTTCCTTCATCTGCGCCTAAGCTTTCTGATGTTCAAGCGGCAACACGTGCCTTAATTGGTAAGGTCGATATGGTTTTTATTCCTGCTGATAATACAATCCTGTCTTCTTTAGAAGGAGCAGTAAAAGTTGCTCAGGAAGCAAACATTCCTGTATTTTCTGTTGACTTTAATTCTATAGGACGTGGACCTTTTATGACCCAAGGTGTCAATTTCTATGATGTGGGGGTTGATGCTGGGAAGTTGGCTGTGCGTGTTTTAAAGGGTGAAAAGCCTGGTGATATTGATGTTGTACTAGCGGCTAATAATGATATCCGTATTGATATGAAAGCAGCTAAAAAAGCTGGTATTATTATCCCGCAAGCAGTTATTGAACGTGCAACAAAAATTCTTCAATAG
- the thiD gene encoding bifunctional hydroxymethylpyrimidine kinase/phosphomethylpyrimidine kinase, whose product MKPQSSRDKLFIPRILSIAGTDPSGGAGMQADLKVFSAMKTYGMSVVTAVVAQNTQGVRAFQALDASFVADQIDSVFEDIEVDAVKIGMVANAQIAQIIAERLTYHKPRFIVFDPVMVAKSGDVLLTPDTIEVMRDVLVPIATLVTPNLPEAALLLGSEVQWSLDTMYQYGPQLLALGCHAVLLKGGHLNNPASKRTANHDSSSPDLYCDGEDLIMLEAPRLTTTHDHGTGCTISAAIAALLPTKPLVCAVKQAKNYLSGALSASSALHVGKGRGPLHHFYELWKNE is encoded by the coding sequence ATGAAACCACAAAGTAGCCGAGACAAACTTTTTATTCCACGAATTTTATCTATTGCAGGGACTGATCCTTCTGGTGGCGCTGGAATGCAAGCGGATTTAAAGGTGTTTTCAGCAATGAAAACCTACGGCATGAGCGTGGTTACAGCTGTTGTTGCACAAAATACACAAGGTGTGCGTGCTTTTCAGGCATTGGACGCTTCTTTTGTTGCTGATCAAATTGATTCTGTATTTGAAGATATTGAGGTCGATGCCGTTAAAATTGGTATGGTGGCAAATGCTCAGATTGCGCAAATTATAGCGGAGCGTTTAACTTATCATAAACCGCGTTTTATTGTTTTTGATCCGGTTATGGTAGCAAAAAGTGGAGATGTTCTTTTAACACCTGATACAATTGAAGTTATGCGTGATGTTCTTGTGCCAATAGCGACTTTGGTTACGCCCAATTTGCCTGAAGCAGCTTTGTTATTGGGAAGTGAAGTGCAATGGTCGTTAGATACTATGTACCAATATGGGCCGCAGCTTTTGGCATTAGGATGCCATGCAGTCCTATTGAAGGGGGGGCATTTAAATAATCCTGCAAGCAAAAGGACAGCAAATCACGATTCTTCTAGTCCAGATCTTTATTGTGACGGTGAAGACCTTATCATGCTTGAAGCCCCTCGTCTTACCACCACGCATGATCACGGTACAGGTTGTACCATTTCTGCTGCTATCGCAGCTTTGTTGCCGACAAAGCCTTTGGTTTGTGCTGTTAAACAAGCAAAAAACTATTTGAGTGGTGCTTTATCTGCTTCAAGCGCTTTACATGTAGGAAAAGGGCGAGGACCACTGCACCATTTTTATGAATTATGGAAGAATGAATAA
- a CDS encoding TlpA disulfide reductase family protein yields the protein MIPQNFTNQNKKNKKRLFIASFFAVLLLAAISLYALKSRSDKREFSFTNFISGEKTAKVQKGQEEKMRAIRKAAKGFFTHIRFADTPSDMTQLSFKDIQGKNHKLSEFTGKPILVNLWASWCVPCRTEMPELAQLKRELAGENFDVMAINIDKTASPERIQQFLQDVHAENLLYYRDETMDIFNNVRKQGLALGLPITFLIDKKGHLIASFNGAAPWANNDAKTLIKAIIKEAL from the coding sequence ATGATTCCTCAAAATTTTACCAACCAAAACAAAAAGAATAAAAAGAGGCTTTTCATCGCATCCTTTTTTGCTGTCCTACTCTTAGCTGCTATCAGTTTATACGCACTAAAAAGCCGCTCTGACAAGAGAGAGTTCTCTTTTACCAACTTTATATCAGGAGAAAAGACCGCAAAAGTCCAAAAAGGACAAGAAGAAAAAATGAGAGCGATCCGAAAAGCAGCAAAAGGATTTTTTACGCACATACGATTTGCTGACACGCCATCAGATATGACACAGCTCTCTTTCAAAGATATTCAAGGAAAAAACCATAAACTCAGTGAATTTACTGGAAAGCCAATATTGGTCAATCTATGGGCGAGTTGGTGTGTACCCTGCCGCACAGAAATGCCAGAATTGGCACAATTAAAACGTGAGTTGGCTGGAGAAAATTTTGATGTCATGGCCATTAATATCGATAAAACTGCTTCTCCTGAAAGAATTCAGCAGTTTTTACAAGATGTTCATGCTGAGAATTTGCTATACTATCGTGATGAAACAATGGATATTTTCAACAATGTTAGAAAACAAGGGCTTGCTTTAGGATTACCCATAACGTTTCTCATTGATAAAAAGGGCCATCTTATTGCTTCCTTCAATGGCGCAGCTCCATGGGCAAATAACGATGCCAAAACCCTTATAAAAGCTATCATAAAAGAAGCATTATAA
- the lysA gene encoding diaminopimelate decarboxylase: MHFFSYQHDVLYAEGVSLLQLAREVGTPFYCYSASALVTHFRDYQNAFRDMPSLIAYAVKANSNQAVLQLLANNGAGADVVSEGELRRVLAVGIPAHRIVYSGVGKKIEEIDFALEQDIYCFNVESEPELEQLSARAVALAKKACISLRINPDVDAKTHKKITTGRSENKFGIPLSLAWDAYKKAAQLPGLHVCGVDLHIGSQICDLKPFEDAFMIAADFVRQLWNDGYAITHVDIGGGLGISYGCEQHPVPTPFDYAQLVKKHIAPLGINIILEPGRSIIGNAGLLVTSVVYLKKGEGRNFVIVDAAMNDFMRPTLYDAWQNVIPVEKASGNAALINADIVGPVCETGDYLALNRSIPPLTAGDVLAITGAGAYGAVMASTYNSRLLVPEVLVQDMRYAIIRPRLDYAQLIDCDHIPDWIEAC; this comes from the coding sequence ATGCATTTTTTTTCTTATCAGCATGATGTGCTGTATGCTGAAGGTGTTTCACTTTTGCAACTTGCACGGGAGGTTGGAACACCTTTTTATTGTTATTCAGCAAGTGCACTCGTAACACATTTTAGAGATTATCAAAATGCATTTCGGGATATGCCGAGTTTGATTGCTTATGCGGTTAAAGCAAATTCTAATCAAGCGGTTTTACAACTCTTGGCGAATAATGGAGCGGGAGCGGATGTCGTCTCAGAGGGAGAATTACGGCGTGTGCTTGCTGTTGGTATTCCTGCTCATCGCATTGTCTATTCTGGTGTTGGTAAAAAAATTGAAGAGATAGACTTTGCTCTTGAACAAGATATTTATTGTTTTAACGTTGAATCAGAACCAGAACTTGAACAATTATCGGCACGGGCTGTGGCACTTGCAAAGAAAGCATGTATTTCTTTGCGTATTAATCCAGATGTGGATGCTAAAACACATAAGAAAATTACAACAGGAAGATCCGAGAATAAATTTGGTATTCCATTGTCATTGGCGTGGGATGCTTATAAAAAGGCAGCACAATTGCCTGGTCTTCATGTTTGTGGTGTTGATCTTCATATTGGTAGCCAAATTTGTGACTTAAAGCCCTTTGAAGATGCATTTATGATTGCCGCAGATTTCGTGCGTCAATTATGGAATGATGGTTATGCAATAACTCATGTTGATATTGGTGGGGGTCTTGGTATTTCTTATGGGTGCGAGCAGCATCCAGTACCAACTCCTTTTGATTATGCACAGCTGGTAAAGAAACATATCGCACCTTTAGGAATCAATATTATCCTAGAGCCTGGGCGTAGTATTATTGGTAATGCCGGTCTATTGGTGACATCTGTTGTGTATTTAAAAAAGGGTGAAGGACGGAATTTTGTTATTGTTGATGCGGCAATGAATGATTTTATGCGCCCAACACTTTATGATGCGTGGCAGAATGTTATACCAGTGGAAAAAGCATCGGGGAATGCTGCGTTGATCAATGCAGATATTGTTGGTCCTGTTTGTGAAACTGGTGATTATTTAGCATTAAACCGCTCTATACCGCCTTTAACGGCAGGTGATGTTTTAGCGATTACTGGAGCGGGTGCTTATGGTGCGGTGATGGCAAGTACCTATAATAGTCGACTTTTGGTGCCAGAAGTTCTCGTACAGGATATGCGTTATGCAATTATTCGTCCTCGTCTTGATTATGCCCAATTGATAGATTGTGATCATATTCCAGATTGGATTGAAGCTTGTTAA